The following nucleotide sequence is from Candidatus Hydrogenedentota bacterium.
AGTCGCCGATAAACCGGCTCACGCCTATCAGGACCTTGGTGACGCCGGGAAGTTCCTGTTTTTGTTTCTCGAAAATGAGTGTAATCCGGGGTACTATCACGAGCATCATGAAGATGATGACGCCGACGGCAAACAACGCCATGAACATCGGATACATGAGCGTCGAAATGATGCGCGACTTCAGTTTTGCCTGGTGTTCAAGAATGTCGGCCAGCCGGAAAAGCACCTGTTCGAGCGCGCCGCCGGCCTCGCCCGCGCCCACCATGTTGCTGTACAGGCTGGAGAAGACCTTGGGGTGGCGGGCCAGCGCGTCGGCCAGTGAACTGCCGCCCTTGACCTTGTCGCGGATGTCGTAGAGGGCCTTTTTGAGCCGGGGCTTGGAAGTCTGGGCAAGGGTGGCGCCCAAGGCTTCGACCAGCGGCATGCCGGCATGCAGCAGCACCGCAAATTGACGCGTCATCATCGCGATGTCGCGAACGGAAACGCGCCCAAAGGACAACTGGCGGCGGCGCGATTCGCCGGGGGAAGCCTCGACGGCCGCCACGGCGGAAACCTTGTCGCCCTTCGCCTCGACGATTTCCGTGGGGAAAAGTCCCTGCTCGCGAAGTTTGCGGCGGGCCGTGGCAGGGGAATCGGCGTCAATCACGCCGCGCGTGCTGCGCCCTGATTTCATGATGGCCTTGTATTCGTAGATTGCCATGATGTGTGACCGGTTTCCGCCGGATGCGCGGCTTTATTCCATGACCTCATCCATGAGGTCGTCGCGTGTGACGCGCAGGATCTCTTCGACCGTCGTCATGCCGAGCGCCACTTTCGCGGCGCCATCTTCACGAAGCGTCCGCATGCCGTGTTTCATCGCCTCGCGTTTGATGATGTTCGAGTCCACGCCCTTCAGGGTCAATTCCTGAACGCGCGGGGTCATCACAAGCAACTCGAAGATGCCCGTGCGACCGAAATACCCGCGTCCCTGACACCGTTCGCAGCCTTTGCCGCGATAAACCGTATGGCCCAGCATGTCCGCCGAAACGCCCAAATCGCGCAGGCTTTCCGGATCGGGCGTGTAGGCTTCCTTGCATTCGGGGCAGATGCGGCGGACCAAGCGCTGGGCCATGATGGCGATGGTGGAAGAGGTCACGAGGAATGGTTCGATGCCCATGTTGATCAGGCGCGTGATCGCCCCGGCGCTGTCGTTGGTGTGCAGCGTCGCAAAAACCAAATGGCCGGTCAGCGACGCCTGAATGGCCATTTCGGCCGTTTCGTGATCGCGGATTTCGCCGACCAGAATGACGTCCGGGTCCTGGCGGAGGATATGGCGAAGCCCCGCCGCGAACGTCAGTCCGATTTTCGGGCGGACCTGTATTTGACCGATGCCCGGCATCAGGTACTCGATGGGATCCTCGACCGTGATGATGTTTTTGTCCGGCGAGTTCACGCGCTGGAGCGCGGCATACAGGGTGGTGGATTTTCCAGAGCCGGTCGGGCCGGTTACCAGGATGATCCCGTGCGATTGCGTGATCAGTTTGTCCACCAGGCTGTAATCCAGTTTCGACATGCCGAGCTGCTCAAGGCTGAAAAGGAAATTGCCCTTTTCCAAGATGCGCATGACCACCCGTTCCCCGTGCGCCACGGGAATTACCGACACGCGAATGTCTATTTCCTTGCCGCTGAGCCGGATCTTGATGCGGCCGTCCTGCGGCAGGCGGTGTTCGGCAATGTTCAGGCTCGCCATGATCTTGATGCGCGACGTGACGGCCGCCTGCTGCGATTTCGGCACGACGAATTTCTCGTACAACACGCCGTCAATGCGGTACCGGACGCGGACGTCGCGCTCGAAAGGTTCGACGTGGATATCGGAGGCGCGTTCGCGGACGGCGCCGGAAATCAGCAGGTTGATAAGGCGGATGATCGGCGCCTCGTTGGCCAGATCCAGCAGATCGCGCTCCGATTCGAGGGCGTCGAGCGTCTGATAGGCCGTCTCGCCTTCCTCCTCGCTCATGGCGATCGTGCCGATCATGTCCGCGGCGCTCTCCCCCTGCTGCTCGAAGTAGTTGTCTATAATCGCCTGGATGTCTGCCTTGCGGCACAGGACCGGCTGGACGGGTCCGTTCAGGAGCAGGCGCAGGTCGTCGAGCG
It contains:
- the gspF gene encoding type II secretion system inner membrane protein GspF → MAIYEYKAIMKSGRSTRGVIDADSPATARRKLREQGLFPTEIVEAKGDKVSAVAAVEASPGESRRRQLSFGRVSVRDIAMMTRQFAVLLHAGMPLVEALGATLAQTSKPRLKKALYDIRDKVKGGSSLADALARHPKVFSSLYSNMVGAGEAGGALEQVLFRLADILEHQAKLKSRIISTLMYPMFMALFAVGVIIFMMLVIVPRITLIFEKQKQELPGVTKVLIGVSRFIGDYWWILLLAAAGLFFLWRIWVVTQAGRMRWDRIKLKAPVYGGLQIKLITARFARTLGTMLESGLPMMQAMDVVRTVVDNRVIEEALAEVKAGVRRGKDLAQPLRESGLFPPMLIHMVDLGQRSGEMEGMLLKVADTYDEDVRLAMDAMVSLMEPVIIVIMGLFVGFLVFSILLPILNMSRQL
- the gspE gene encoding type II secretion system ATPase GspE, which translates into the protein MASTQEQELAGILLELGYVHQEQINEALELQKIRPKRLDALLSDLGYVQEDHLLEALGRQYGMPFEPNIQKQVDTSLTTKVPINFIREYQMVPYQRNGAGYYVALHDPANLLPLDDLRLLLNGPVQPVLCRKADIQAIIDNYFEQQGESAADMIGTIAMSEEEGETAYQTLDALESERDLLDLANEAPIIRLINLLISGAVRERASDIHVEPFERDVRVRYRIDGVLYEKFVVPKSQQAAVTSRIKIMASLNIAEHRLPQDGRIKIRLSGKEIDIRVSVIPVAHGERVVMRILEKGNFLFSLEQLGMSKLDYSLVDKLITQSHGIILVTGPTGSGKSTTLYAALQRVNSPDKNIITVEDPIEYLMPGIGQIQVRPKIGLTFAAGLRHILRQDPDVILVGEIRDHETAEMAIQASLTGHLVFATLHTNDSAGAITRLINMGIEPFLVTSSTIAIMAQRLVRRICPECKEAYTPDPESLRDLGVSADMLGHTVYRGKGCERCQGRGYFGRTGIFELLVMTPRVQELTLKGVDSNIIKREAMKHGMRTLREDGAAKVALGMTTVEEILRVTRDDLMDEVME